The sequence CTCATTTTCCCTGCAGAAGTAACTAATTACATCTCGAACACTACGGGTACTTGGCCTGAGATCTTGGCCTATCATAGTCCTCAGGTACCCGACAGAGCGTGAGATATCTTGACACTGAAGAAGTCCTTGTATCAGGAAATTATATGTAACCTCGTCGTATCTCAATCCTGTCTTTTCAAGTTCATGAATCAATGCATCCAAGAACAAAATGTTCTTCCCTGAGGAAACGTGAAATATCAAAATGTTATACATAATAATGTCGGACAGGCCGCTTTCTTTATGCACGAGCTCTTTCAAACTCCATGCCTGGCGGAACATTCTTTCTGAGCATAACCAGAGCACCAAATGGCTATAACTTGAAATCGAGATGCTTAAGCTTTTCCTTATCAAGACGCCAAGCAGTTCCACTACTTTCCTCGATTTGTTTTCTCTGCAGTAGCCTTGAATCAACAAGTTAAATGCCTCCATATCGGTAACCAGGCCCTTTGACAAAGTCTCCTTGAATAGATTGGCAGCTTCTTCAATCATTTTAAGCTTACAGAACTGTTTAATCAAAGCACGGAGTGTGGTGAGTAAGACAGAAGGTTGCTCTTTCAAGCATATATCTTTTAACGCAGAAGCTTTCTCCATGTTGGTTCTCCATAGCACAGGAGTCAACTGGATGGATACATCGAGAGCTGGAGTTAAGTTCTTAGAGAACATAAAATAAAGAATCTCAGAAGCTTCCGAGAATTTCTCCTCTTTACAAAATCCATGAATAAGATGGCTGTAAGCCATGGGATCCAAGACAATGGCACGACTTGGAAATTCCTTGAGCAAAATAAGAGCATCGCTAGTGAACCCTTGAGAACAAAGCTCTTCAAGAAACGAGTGAAAAGTTTCCGACGTGCCACTAGGGCTGGCAAGCAACATGGTCTCAAACATCTCAAATGCCTCATTCAACCATTTTTTCTGGCACAGGTTACTCAAGAGGACCTTCCTATCTTCCAATTTTGGAGACCAATTATATTTTCTCGCAAGATGGTGGCAGTAACGGAGACTTTTCAGGTCACTTCTCTTGCAGAAAGCAAGCAAAAGAGAGGAGTATGTACCATTTTCAATCATGACATTTCTTCGTTCCATCCCTTCGAATAACATCCTGGCTGAGAATGTTAATCCCTTTTTGCTGTACATTTGGACGATCTTATTTAAAGACTGTTGATCAAGTTGATAGACTGATTTAAACATGGTCTCCAAAAGATGGTGGATGGTTTTGACACTGAAGGCAGATCTAGGAAGCCTTCTCAGTAAGGATATAGAGGCGGGCAATGACAGTTTTTGACCCCATCTAGCCATTTCGTCTACCACGCTGAAAGTGTTTTTTATATCTCGATTGTGACAATTCTCCAGAATAGAAGAGTTAAAGTCGGGAATTGTGGCATCCTCAAGGACTTTGCCAATTATTTTTTCATACTCTTCCAGATCTGTGTCCAAATAGAGTCCATTACCAAGAGTATCAtaaaaatcagttttaaaaaatCCCTGGTCATTGTCCCTCATGATCTTCACATCCATCGGGTTGAACCCCAAGAGGGTGAATGCTTCGGTTAGTGGATCTTCAATCAATGAGAATTTTATCAAGCCTCGATCTGCCATCTCATCCATCACTGCCTTCACTTCCTCAAATTGCATGGCTTTACAAAACCCAGCTAGGAGAACTCTGAAAGTTGACAAATTTGGAGCAACTCCCATATCCTTCATTTGAACGAGGATGTTTCGGGAGTGCATCCACATGCTGTTGGTAAAAATCCCGCTTAGGAGAGCATTATAAGAGCATACATGTGGCTTGAGACTTCTCGATAGAATGCCTGAAAGACAAATGAAAGCATTATTTAACTTCCTTTCACGGCAACTAAAACCAATCAAGATCCCCAAGGTTCTTTCATCAGGACAAAAACCGAGCTCCTCCATTTTCTCCATGAACAAGCTTGTTTGCTCGACACCATAATTTTTTCCTAATGAAAAGAGGATTTTGTTGCCAATTATGACACCAGGAACAATCCTCATTTCGGCAAAAAAactcaatatatcatcaaaatcCTTCTTCTCACAATATCCACAACAAATTGCATCAATAATGGTTCTACCAGGTATGATTCCAAAAGCCATAACTTTCCTTACAAGATCTCTGGCTTCCTGTACTCTACCATCGATGCAAAGCAACCGTATGACATTCTCATGAATGCTACTCTCTTCTGCATTCCCTCTTAGTCCTATCTTGATCATATCCACGTAAACGTTATACATCAACTGTGCCTCATTCAATCCAATCAAATAATTGAGAAGAGCCTGATAACTCGAATTCGTTGGCACTAAAGAAAGTCCCCTCATTCTGTCATAAGTACAAATGGCCCTTTCCAATTCAAAATCCCTCACATAACCTTCGATCAAATCACTGAAAATTTCCTGACAATCCAACAAAATTCCCCGACTCTCACTCCTAGACAGCACAGATTCCACTTCCACAAACAACCCCACACGCACAAGCATAGAAGCCATGATCTTACAAGACTGAGGAAAATGTTCGaattctttatttttctcaCCAGCCCACTTGAAAATTCCCCACAAAGATTTAACCTTTTTAACCTCAGTCTCATACTTCCCACTGGAAGATTCAAAACCAaccaatatttcaaaaacatCTCGAGGTTTCAAATCGAATATACGCCAAAATCTACGTACAGTCACTGGGGAAATATCCGAGAGTCCCAAAAGGTAATCTTTCAAGGTATGATTAGTGAAGGTCTCACCTTTATCAGTCCCCCAAAAATGCGAACTCTTGGAGATCACAGTTTTCGCAA comes from Primulina huaijiensis isolate GDHJ02 chromosome 2, ASM1229523v2, whole genome shotgun sequence and encodes:
- the LOC140970801 gene encoding pentatricopeptide repeat-containing protein At5g15280, mitochondrial, encoding MLPTFSIFSPKDFHFRQVRSILSFYKQKIGFRVESSVENLLDPPSSRINQSQKELSSFNFSGIAKTVISKSSHFWGTDKGETFTNHTLKDYLLGLSDISPVTVRRFWRIFDLKPRDVFEILVGFESSSGKYETEVKKVKSLWGIFKWAGEKNKEFEHFPQSCKIMASMLVRVGLFVEVESVLSRSESRGILLDCQEIFSDLIEGYVRDFELERAICTYDRMRGLSLVPTNSSYQALLNYLIGLNEAQLMYNVYVDMIKIGLRGNAEESSIHENVIRLLCIDGRVQEARDLVRKVMAFGIIPGRTIIDAICCGYCEKKDFDDILSFFAEMRIVPGVIIGNKILFSLGKNYGVEQTSLFMEKMEELGFCPDERTLGILIGFSCRERKLNNAFICLSGILSRSLKPHVCSYNALLSGIFTNSMWMHSRNILVQMKDMGVAPNLSTFRVLLAGFCKAMQFEEVKAVMDEMADRGLIKFSLIEDPLTEAFTLLGFNPMDVKIMRDNDQGFFKTDFYDTLGNGLYLDTDLEEYEKIIGKVLEDATIPDFNSSILENCHNRDIKNTFSVVDEMARWGQKLSLPASISLLRRLPRSAFSVKTIHHLLETMFKSVYQLDQQSLNKIVQMYSKKGLTFSARMLFEGMERRNVMIENGTYSSLLLAFCKRSDLKSLRYCHHLARKYNWSPKLEDRKVLLSNLCQKKWLNEAFEMFETMLLASPSGTSETFHSFLEELCSQGFTSDALILLKEFPSRAIVLDPMAYSHLIHGFCKEEKFSEASEILYFMFSKNLTPALDVSIQLTPVLWRTNMEKASALKDICLKEQPSVLLTTLRALIKQFCKLKMIEEAANLFKETLSKGLVTDMEAFNLLIQGYCRENKSRKVVELLGVLIRKSLSISISSYSHLVLWLCSERMFRQAWSLKELVHKESGLSDIIMYNILIFHVSSGKNILFLDALIHELEKTGLRYDEVTYNFLIQGLLQCQDISRSVGYLRTMIGQDLRPSTRSVRDVISYFCRENEVEKALDLSRELGLRGWIHGTVIQNRIVQALLKKFKLHEAVDFLDRMESKELIPDNIDYDISIEQLYFHGSQDKAVDLLNIMLQKGRVPESSSYDCIIQSFCSDHKLDLALDFHAEMLCRNRKPSKITWETLVCRLCRYGRVAEAEELLNSMIQLGETPSKEMFCSVINEHRFKNNVRKASELLKVMQEMGYVPDFDTHWSLISNLGSSSKKERANPKQSFLSGLLSGFGFDRSET